A genomic region of Desulfosarcina ovata subsp. ovata contains the following coding sequences:
- a CDS encoding dihydroorotase: protein MTTILITNAMTVNEGRSVFQDVLIRGGRIDTLATNLSGRRVDRIIDADGRALLPGMIDDQVHFRQPGLTHKGDIASESKAAVAGGITSYMEMPNTSPSTTTIERLEEKHRIAAQGSFANYSFYLGGANDNIEVIKGLDPKSACGVKVFMGASTGNMLVDDPDALEQIFTHSPVIVATHCEHSPTIEAATRHYQAIHGKDIPVSLHPAIRSEAACYRSSRQAVELARRCNTRLHVLHLSTAKELELFSGQPLDEKRITAEVCVHHLFFSDADYAAKGTLIKCNPAIKTAQDQSGLLTALRDGVIDVVGTDHAPHTLAEKQQPYLKAPSGLPLAQHALVCLLEHVHDGVLTLETVVERTAHAPARLFDVQERGYLREGYWADLVLVDLNRPTRVDDQPVHYRCGWSPFAGRTFRSTVVATVVSGHLTYMEGTIDPLPAGQRLEFDR, encoded by the coding sequence ATGACGACGATTCTGATTACCAATGCCATGACGGTCAATGAAGGCCGATCGGTTTTTCAAGATGTACTGATCCGAGGCGGCCGTATCGATACCCTGGCCACGAACCTGTCCGGCAGAAGGGTGGACCGGATCATCGATGCCGACGGGCGGGCGCTGCTGCCGGGAATGATCGACGACCAGGTTCATTTCCGCCAACCCGGACTGACCCACAAGGGGGATATCGCCTCGGAATCTAAGGCCGCGGTGGCCGGCGGGATCACCAGTTACATGGAGATGCCCAACACCTCGCCCTCGACCACCACCATCGAACGCCTGGAGGAGAAGCACCGCATTGCCGCTCAGGGCTCGTTTGCCAACTACAGTTTCTACCTGGGCGGCGCCAACGACAACATCGAAGTGATCAAAGGCCTCGATCCGAAATCGGCCTGTGGGGTCAAGGTGTTCATGGGTGCCTCGACCGGCAACATGCTGGTGGACGACCCCGACGCCCTGGAGCAAATTTTTACCCACAGTCCGGTGATCGTGGCCACCCATTGCGAGCACAGTCCCACCATCGAAGCGGCCACCCGGCACTATCAGGCGATCCATGGCAAGGATATCCCCGTCTCCCTGCATCCGGCCATCCGCAGTGAAGCGGCCTGTTATCGGTCCAGCCGGCAGGCCGTCGAACTGGCCCGGCGTTGCAACACCCGTCTGCACGTGCTGCATTTGAGCACGGCAAAGGAACTGGAACTTTTTTCCGGTCAGCCCCTGGACGAAAAACGCATTACTGCCGAGGTGTGCGTTCACCACCTCTTTTTCTCGGATGCGGACTACGCGGCCAAGGGAACCCTGATCAAATGCAACCCGGCCATCAAGACGGCCCAGGACCAAAGCGGCCTCCTGACGGCCCTGCGGGACGGCGTTATTGACGTGGTGGGTACGGACCACGCTCCGCACACCCTGGCGGAAAAGCAGCAGCCCTATCTCAAGGCGCCGTCGGGCCTTCCCCTGGCGCAGCACGCCCTGGTCTGCCTGCTGGAGCATGTCCACGACGGGGTACTGACGCTGGAAACGGTGGTGGAACGTACGGCCCACGCGCCGGCCCGGCTGTTCGACGTGCAAGAACGCGGATATTTGAGGGAAGGGTACTGGGCCGACCTGGTGCTGGTGGACCTGAACCGGCCCACGCGGGTGGATGACCAGCCGGTTCATTACCGCTG
- a CDS encoding OmpA family protein has product MNDHGWIFRWSAGLLVCAAITGCVQSPMPGPAANSGATMATMQNAGEALNQLAADMAAARNAHLDLLSPGWFEKAARAFADARKRSEKGQPAANVEEAIRIARAHLRKAEVVATVSRTTLADVLGAREKAGDAGATQYEKAYRQAEDDFMDLARAIERDNLPYVEKNRDAVVNGYRQLEVRAIKAKTLGTVHTRIAQAKAAGSRRMAPQTYEQAIQSLNTADAFIAANPHARTEIRTKAANALFQANRLMAVTDAAKRFKTMAPEETALLLETYLHSITAELDASDMRDQDLQTQLDNIVGLVAALKNDRGFLSEQNKTLQTEMETLREESQARIDALHMQLAILEGKSREDQMAKERISRQRMAAEQRLAAERKFNQLYAAVQDYFQSDEAEVYKQDNQVVIRLKAMQFPVGKSKIMPANYPLLGKAQKAIRTFEAPRVTVEGHTDATGSDEGNMRLSQKRADAVRDYLINNQTLPADRITAVGYGAKRPLASNKTAAGRAMNRRIDILIIHQEKPI; this is encoded by the coding sequence ATGAACGATCACGGATGGATCTTCCGGTGGAGCGCCGGATTGCTGGTTTGCGCGGCCATTACCGGATGCGTTCAGTCACCGATGCCCGGCCCCGCCGCCAACAGCGGAGCGACCATGGCAACAATGCAAAACGCAGGCGAAGCCCTCAATCAACTGGCAGCCGACATGGCGGCCGCCCGCAACGCCCACCTGGACCTGCTTTCACCGGGCTGGTTCGAAAAGGCGGCCCGGGCCTTTGCCGATGCCCGGAAGCGGTCCGAAAAAGGCCAGCCGGCCGCCAATGTTGAAGAGGCCATACGCATTGCCAGGGCCCATTTGCGCAAGGCCGAAGTGGTGGCCACGGTTTCGCGAACCACCCTGGCGGATGTTCTGGGGGCCCGCGAAAAGGCCGGAGACGCCGGCGCGACCCAATATGAGAAAGCCTACCGCCAGGCGGAAGATGATTTTATGGACCTGGCCCGGGCCATCGAACGGGACAATCTGCCGTATGTGGAGAAAAACCGCGATGCGGTCGTCAACGGCTATCGCCAGCTGGAAGTCCGCGCCATCAAAGCAAAAACCCTGGGGACGGTGCACACGCGCATCGCCCAGGCCAAGGCCGCCGGTTCCCGCCGCATGGCCCCCCAGACCTACGAACAGGCCATCCAGTCCCTTAACACCGCCGATGCCTTTATCGCGGCCAACCCGCATGCCAGGACGGAAATTCGGACCAAGGCCGCCAATGCCCTTTTTCAGGCCAATCGCCTCATGGCGGTCACCGACGCGGCCAAGCGGTTTAAAACCATGGCACCCGAAGAGACCGCCCTGCTGCTGGAAACCTATCTGCACAGCATTACCGCCGAACTGGACGCCTCGGACATGCGCGACCAGGATCTGCAAACCCAGCTGGACAACATCGTGGGGCTGGTGGCCGCACTGAAAAATGATCGCGGCTTTCTCTCCGAACAGAACAAAACCCTCCAGACGGAGATGGAGACCCTGAGGGAAGAGAGCCAGGCCAGGATCGATGCCCTGCACATGCAACTGGCCATTTTGGAGGGCAAAAGTCGCGAGGACCAGATGGCCAAAGAGCGCATTTCACGGCAGCGCATGGCGGCCGAACAGCGCCTGGCGGCGGAAAGGAAATTCAACCAGCTCTACGCGGCCGTTCAGGATTACTTTCAAAGCGATGAAGCCGAGGTTTACAAACAAGACAATCAGGTGGTGATTCGCCTCAAAGCCATGCAATTTCCGGTGGGCAAAAGCAAAATCATGCCGGCCAACTATCCGCTCCTGGGAAAGGCCCAGAAGGCGATCCGCACATTCGAAGCGCCCCGGGTCACCGTTGAGGGCCATACCGACGCCACCGGTTCCGACGAGGGCAACATGCGGCTTTCCCAGAAGCGCGCCGATGCGGTTCGCGACTACCTGATCAACAACCAGACCCTGCCGGCGGACCGCATCACCGCCGTGGGATACGGCGCCAAGCGTCCGCTGGCCTCCAACAAGACCGCGGCCGGCCGGGCCATGAACCGGCGGATTGATATTTTGATCATCCACCAGGAAAAACCCATTTGA
- the mgtE gene encoding magnesium transporter: MILALEIERLADCSGTQLPRTTIDALKNLHPSDIAEALETSGCSPSQLVEILFQIGNHKSCDAFAQLDIETQQACLEATHAQTMLRFVENMEPDDRVDLLKAVDEDVREAIMPLIAQAERNDIRRLWNYAEGTAGAAMTTEYAVLPQHVTVAEALEQMRLQAPNKETIYTIHITDSQRRLLGILSLRDLIMSKPRITLDAIMQTRVISVPHDMAEEDVAAVIAKYDLLAVPVVDGDNRLLGIITVDDVIDIMEAENTEDFQRISAVVPFDEGYFKRPLPQLFWSRFLWLAVLLFTSLLSTTIMEMNSAVIHQMVALAFFIPMVTGTCGNAGTQSATMVVRALALGEVGPGDFLRVFRRELFMGLALGITLGLMAYFRVYLQDQNMLLGWTVGVALLATLLTANLTGALMPLVLKKLRLDPALTAGPFIATVIDAVGISLYFQIAILLMTVMK, encoded by the coding sequence ATGATCCTTGCCCTTGAAATTGAACGTCTGGCCGATTGCTCCGGCACCCAGTTGCCGCGAACGACCATCGACGCCCTGAAAAACCTGCACCCGTCGGATATTGCCGAGGCCCTGGAGACCAGCGGCTGCTCACCGTCGCAGCTGGTGGAGATCCTGTTCCAGATTGGCAACCACAAATCCTGTGATGCCTTTGCCCAGCTGGATATCGAAACCCAGCAGGCCTGTCTGGAGGCGACCCATGCCCAGACCATGCTGCGCTTTGTCGAGAACATGGAGCCCGACGATCGGGTGGATCTGCTCAAGGCCGTGGATGAGGACGTGCGCGAGGCCATCATGCCCCTCATCGCCCAGGCCGAACGCAACGATATCCGCCGGCTGTGGAACTACGCGGAAGGAACGGCCGGGGCGGCCATGACCACGGAGTATGCCGTGCTGCCCCAGCACGTTACCGTAGCCGAGGCCCTGGAACAGATGCGCCTGCAGGCGCCCAACAAGGAGACCATTTATACCATCCATATCACCGACAGTCAGCGGCGGCTCCTGGGGATTCTCTCCCTGCGCGACCTGATCATGTCCAAACCCCGGATCACCCTGGATGCCATCATGCAGACCCGCGTGATCAGCGTGCCCCATGACATGGCCGAAGAGGACGTGGCGGCGGTAATTGCCAAATACGATCTTTTGGCTGTTCCGGTGGTGGACGGCGACAACCGGTTGCTGGGCATCATCACCGTCGATGATGTGATCGACATCATGGAGGCGGAAAACACCGAAGACTTTCAGCGAATCTCCGCCGTGGTGCCCTTTGACGAGGGCTACTTCAAGCGGCCCTTGCCGCAACTTTTTTGGAGCCGGTTTCTGTGGCTGGCCGTGCTGCTGTTTACCTCGCTGCTGTCCACCACGATCATGGAAATGAACAGTGCGGTGATCCACCAGATGGTAGCCCTGGCCTTTTTCATTCCCATGGTCACGGGGACCTGCGGCAATGCCGGTACCCAGTCGGCAACCATGGTGGTGCGCGCCCTGGCCCTGGGCGAAGTGGGGCCCGGCGACTTTCTGCGGGTTTTCCGGCGGGAACTGTTCATGGGGCTGGCCCTGGGCATCACATTGGGCCTGATGGCCTATTTTCGGGTCTACCTTCAGGATCAGAACATGTTGCTGGGCTGGACGGTGGGCGTGGCGCTTCTGGCGACGCTGCTCACCGCCAACCTCACCGGTGCCCTGATGCCACTGGTGCTCAAAAAACTGCGGCTGGATCCGGCGCTCACCGCCGGCCCTTTCATCGCCACGGTCATCGATGCGGTGGGCATCTCGCTCTACTTCCAGATTGCCATTCTGCTGATGACTGTCATGAAGTAA
- a CDS encoding MFS transporter, translating to MISNKTTIGVQYFLYFGAMGVFLPYFNLYCLKIGFSGFQIGTLSAVRSMVLIGFSLFWSILADRRGLRRPIYLFCSLASTALWSLFLLTTDFRCMLAITIVHGAFYAPLIAFLEAFAMDVLGRTKNHYGRTRAWGSIAFIAVVVVLGALIDRFAMRIILFLVLAFSLVQALAAFSIPRATARPPVSVSADTRLLSAPTLVFLVCAFLMLVSHGAYYGFFSIHLAELGHGGGFIGLCWALASGAEVVVMIHSGRLFARFSFKRVLVFSFFVAAVRWGILFTTRSTPVILASQLLHAITYGAFHMAGILYMDELAPPAEKTLGQALNNAVTYGLGLTVGFFVSGVLHSPGNSADLFLFSAGAALVGGTIFYAFHRWRPAVSSSPMDPTD from the coding sequence ATGATATCCAATAAGACCACCATCGGCGTCCAGTATTTTCTATACTTCGGTGCCATGGGCGTTTTCTTGCCCTATTTCAACCTCTATTGCCTGAAGATCGGTTTCAGCGGATTCCAGATCGGCACCCTCTCGGCGGTTCGCTCCATGGTGCTGATCGGGTTTTCGCTTTTCTGGAGCATTCTGGCCGACCGCCGAGGGCTGCGACGGCCCATCTACCTGTTTTGCAGCCTTGCCAGCACGGCGCTCTGGTCCCTTTTCCTGTTGACCACCGATTTTCGCTGCATGCTGGCCATTACCATCGTTCACGGTGCGTTTTATGCGCCGCTGATCGCTTTTCTCGAAGCGTTTGCCATGGATGTGCTCGGACGCACCAAAAACCACTATGGCCGAACCCGGGCGTGGGGGTCGATTGCCTTCATCGCGGTGGTCGTGGTGCTGGGGGCGCTGATCGATCGTTTTGCCATGCGCATCATCCTGTTCCTGGTCCTGGCCTTCTCGCTGGTTCAGGCCCTGGCGGCCTTCAGCATCCCCCGCGCCACAGCCCGGCCCCCGGTCTCGGTGTCCGCCGACACCCGACTTCTCTCCGCACCCACGCTGGTCTTTCTGGTGTGTGCCTTTCTCATGCTGGTCAGCCACGGGGCCTACTACGGCTTTTTCTCCATCCATCTGGCCGAGCTGGGGCATGGCGGCGGTTTTATCGGACTCTGCTGGGCGCTGGCGTCGGGGGCGGAAGTGGTGGTCATGATCCATTCCGGGCGCCTGTTTGCCCGTTTCTCATTCAAACGGGTGCTGGTGTTCTCCTTTTTTGTGGCCGCCGTGCGTTGGGGAATCCTCTTCACCACCCGTTCGACCCCGGTAATTCTGGCCAGTCAACTGCTCCATGCCATCACTTACGGCGCCTTTCACATGGCCGGGATTCTCTACATGGACGAACTGGCCCCGCCGGCCGAGAAAACCCTGGGGCAGGCCCTGAACAATGCCGTCACTTACGGCCTCGGGCTCACCGTGGGTTTTTTTGTCAGCGGGGTGCTCCACTCGCCCGGCAACAGCGCGGATCTTTTTCTGTTCAGCGCCGGCGCCGCCCTGGTCGGCGGGACCATTTTCTACGCGTTTCACCGGTGGCGGCCGGCGGTCTCCTCATCCCCAATGGACCCTACCGATTGA
- a CDS encoding DUF4405 domain-containing protein — protein sequence MNMRKITSLTATLSFIVVVVTSIILYIVPQGRVAYWADWRLWGLSKEQWGEIHINVGLLFLLALILHIYYNWKPLMAYLKDKRRQMKIFTPAFNVALAICAVTVAGTLFMVPPFSWVLNLNGAFKDAGAEKYGEPPYGHAELSTIQSFAKKVELDPQTALQRLQAAGYQVTDGSETLLELATRNQTTPKALYAAMRPDDEPVPAEGKGMPDSPPPGTGRLSLADICSTYGLDPQAILAALKTKNISADASESLRDIAKRYGMGPVDLYEMVRSAAGNLATAG from the coding sequence ATGAATATGCGAAAAATTACTTCCCTGACGGCCACCCTGTCTTTTATTGTCGTGGTGGTAACCAGCATCATTCTCTACATCGTCCCCCAGGGACGGGTGGCCTACTGGGCGGACTGGCGCCTGTGGGGCCTGAGCAAGGAGCAGTGGGGAGAAATTCACATCAACGTCGGCCTGCTTTTTCTGCTGGCCCTGATTCTGCACATTTACTACAACTGGAAGCCGCTGATGGCGTACTTGAAGGACAAGCGCCGGCAGATGAAGATCTTCACGCCCGCCTTCAATGTTGCCCTGGCGATCTGCGCGGTGACCGTGGCCGGTACGCTTTTCATGGTGCCGCCCTTTTCCTGGGTGCTGAACCTGAACGGCGCGTTCAAGGACGCGGGAGCAGAAAAATACGGCGAGCCGCCTTACGGTCATGCCGAGCTGTCGACAATACAATCCTTTGCGAAGAAAGTGGAACTCGATCCCCAGACGGCCCTGCAGCGTCTGCAGGCCGCCGGGTACCAGGTGACCGATGGCAGCGAAACCCTGCTGGAGCTGGCCACACGCAATCAAACCACCCCCAAGGCGTTGTACGCGGCGATGCGCCCTGACGACGAACCCGTGCCGGCCGAGGGTAAAGGGATGCCCGATTCGCCGCCGCCGGGTACCGGCCGCTTGAGCCTGGCCGACATCTGCAGCACCTATGGCCTTGACCCCCAGGCGATTCTGGCGGCACTGAAAACCAAAAATATTTCTGCCGATGCCTCGGAATCCCTGCGCGACATCGCCAAACGCTACGGCATGGGGCCGGTGGATTTGTACGAGATGGTCCGGTCGGCCGCCGGCAATCTTGCAACGGCGGGGTAG
- a CDS encoding acyl carrier protein, with translation MQEEEIDRIVLEMLGQVAPEAPLGGIVANLPFRDQFEFDSVDFLSFILKLESQTGLKISEMDYPRLASLAGCRSYLNRA, from the coding sequence ATGCAAGAAGAAGAGATCGACCGCATCGTGTTGGAAATGTTGGGGCAGGTGGCGCCCGAGGCTCCTCTGGGCGGGATCGTGGCCAATCTGCCGTTTAGGGATCAATTCGAGTTCGACTCTGTCGATTTTCTCAGTTTCATTCTCAAACTGGAAAGTCAAACCGGCCTTAAGATATCGGAGATGGATTATCCCCGGCTGGCCAGCCTGGCGGGTTGCCGCAGTTACCTCAACAGGGCTTAG
- a CDS encoding bifunctional acetate--CoA ligase family protein/GNAT family N-acetyltransferase, with the protein MSVRNLKSLFNPASVALVGASIKPHTVGAVATRNLFAAGFQGSIYLVNPRRTEIDGHACHADIASLPNPPDLAVIATPPDLVPEIIDQLGARGTKAAVVITAGFGEGGSARGQALCKAMLEAARPHLLRIVGPNCFGLMLPRIDLNASFIHMQPLPGQLAFVAQSGALLSTVVDWATHRRIGFSHLVSLGDMADVDFGDMLDYLSTDSHTRAILLYIESITHARKFMSAARAAARVKPVIVVKAGRYESSAAAASSHTGAMAGSDAVYEAAFKRAGILRVNDLEALFDAVSTLGQLQPVTGDRLALLTNGGGIGVMATDTLMYKKGTLAQLSETTMDRLNAVLPPTWSHGNPVDIIGDAPPQRYADALGAIIEDPGVDAVLVMNCPTAIGSSMDAAQAVLETFTQRSSHARRSGLLSCWLGEGPAEAARQMFHEQGIPSYESPTKAVRGFMQMVRYRHSQAMLMEVPPDIPENFTPNRQAVRKIIDMVLAEGRSWLLETEAKSVLAAYGIPVVETITAENPEAAAQIASTIEGPVVLKIQHGMILHKSDAGGVVLNLETPDAVRDRAICMREHFKQALDDVSALQFCVQPMIQKPHAHELIVGMHVDDQFGPVLLFGHGGTATEIILDRCLALPPLNMRLAHEMIAGTRISRLLAGYRGVPGANRADIAVTLVKVSQLICDFAEIVELDINPLLGDPHEVLALDARLRVAPADGPAGRRLAICPYPTELEQMIHLPGGQTLRLRPIRPEDEPAFQRLFNNLTPEDIRLRFLHPMKMMPKTLVVRLTQIDYDREMALVLTDGNGNQDADFFGVVRFSADPDREKAEFAILLDRSKTGLGLGPMLMRRIIDYARSRGIRQLFGEVLNDNRPMLALCKALGFKRRHVPNDPGVTEVSLQL; encoded by the coding sequence ATGAGCGTACGCAACCTCAAGTCGCTTTTCAATCCCGCCTCGGTCGCCCTGGTGGGAGCCAGCATCAAACCGCATACCGTCGGCGCGGTGGCCACGCGCAACCTTTTCGCCGCCGGTTTCCAGGGATCGATCTACCTGGTCAATCCCCGGCGAACCGAGATCGACGGCCATGCCTGCCATGCGGACATCGCCAGCCTGCCCAATCCACCCGACCTGGCCGTGATCGCCACGCCGCCGGATTTGGTGCCGGAAATCATCGATCAGCTCGGTGCCCGGGGAACCAAAGCGGCAGTGGTGATTACTGCCGGCTTCGGCGAAGGCGGCAGCGCCCGGGGCCAGGCGCTGTGCAAGGCCATGCTGGAAGCGGCGCGCCCCCATCTGCTGCGCATCGTCGGTCCGAACTGCTTCGGCCTGATGCTGCCGCGGATCGATCTCAACGCCAGTTTTATCCATATGCAGCCCCTTCCCGGCCAACTGGCCTTCGTGGCCCAGTCCGGTGCCCTGCTCTCGACGGTGGTCGATTGGGCCACCCACCGCCGCATCGGTTTTTCCCACCTGGTTTCCCTGGGCGACATGGCGGATGTCGATTTCGGAGACATGCTGGACTACCTCAGCACCGACAGCCATACCCGTGCCATCTTGCTCTATATCGAATCCATTACCCATGCCCGCAAATTCATGTCGGCAGCCCGCGCAGCGGCCCGCGTCAAACCGGTCATCGTTGTCAAAGCGGGCCGGTATGAATCAAGCGCGGCGGCAGCCAGCTCCCATACTGGTGCCATGGCCGGCAGCGACGCTGTTTACGAGGCGGCCTTCAAACGGGCCGGCATTCTGCGGGTGAACGATCTGGAAGCCCTGTTCGATGCGGTTTCCACCCTGGGACAACTGCAACCGGTAACCGGGGATCGGCTGGCCCTGCTGACCAATGGCGGAGGAATCGGTGTCATGGCCACCGACACACTGATGTATAAAAAAGGGACGCTTGCCCAACTGTCCGAGACCACCATGGATCGCCTCAACGCAGTCCTGCCGCCCACCTGGTCCCACGGCAACCCCGTGGATATCATTGGCGATGCCCCGCCCCAGCGCTATGCCGACGCCCTAGGGGCGATCATCGAGGATCCGGGTGTCGACGCCGTGCTGGTAATGAACTGTCCGACAGCCATCGGATCCAGCATGGACGCGGCCCAGGCCGTTCTGGAAACGTTCACCCAGCGATCATCACACGCCCGCCGCTCTGGCCTGCTTAGCTGCTGGCTCGGCGAGGGGCCGGCCGAAGCGGCCCGGCAGATGTTTCACGAGCAAGGCATTCCCAGCTACGAATCCCCCACCAAGGCGGTGCGGGGGTTCATGCAGATGGTGCGCTACCGACACAGCCAGGCCATGCTCATGGAGGTGCCGCCGGATATTCCGGAGAACTTTACTCCCAATCGGCAAGCGGTACGGAAAATCATTGACATGGTCCTGGCCGAAGGGCGGTCCTGGCTGCTGGAAACCGAGGCCAAATCGGTTCTGGCGGCCTACGGCATTCCGGTGGTGGAGACGATAACTGCAGAAAACCCCGAGGCCGCCGCTCAAATTGCATCCACCATCGAGGGGCCGGTGGTGCTCAAAATTCAGCACGGCATGATCCTGCACAAATCGGATGCCGGGGGAGTGGTCCTCAACCTGGAGACGCCCGATGCCGTGCGCGACCGGGCAATCTGCATGCGTGAGCACTTCAAGCAGGCCCTCGATGACGTCAGCGCCCTTCAATTCTGCGTCCAGCCCATGATCCAGAAACCCCATGCCCATGAGCTGATCGTGGGAATGCACGTCGATGACCAGTTCGGGCCGGTGCTGCTCTTCGGGCACGGCGGCACGGCCACGGAAATCATCCTGGACCGCTGTCTGGCCCTGCCGCCGCTGAACATGCGCCTGGCCCATGAGATGATTGCCGGCACCCGTATTTCACGTCTGCTGGCCGGCTACCGGGGCGTTCCCGGGGCCAACCGGGCGGATATCGCCGTCACCCTGGTCAAGGTCTCCCAACTGATCTGCGACTTTGCCGAGATTGTGGAACTGGACATCAACCCGCTTTTGGGCGACCCCCACGAGGTGCTGGCCCTGGATGCGCGCCTGCGGGTGGCACCAGCCGACGGACCGGCCGGTCGCCGCCTGGCGATCTGTCCCTACCCGACGGAACTGGAGCAGATGATCCACCTGCCGGGCGGCCAGACCCTGCGCCTGCGGCCCATCAGGCCGGAGGACGAGCCGGCCTTCCAGCGGCTTTTTAACAACCTGACTCCCGAGGATATCCGCCTGCGCTTTCTGCATCCCATGAAAATGATGCCCAAAACCTTGGTCGTTCGACTGACCCAGATCGACTACGACCGTGAAATGGCCCTGGTGCTGACCGACGGCAACGGCAACCAGGACGCGGATTTCTTTGGCGTGGTGCGCTTCAGTGCCGATCCGGACAGGGAGAAGGCCGAGTTCGCGATTCTGCTGGACAGAAGCAAAACCGGTCTCGGCCTGGGGCCCATGCTCATGCGGCGCATCATCGACTACGCGCGCAGCCGGGGCATCCGCCAGCTTTTCGGCGAAGTGCTCAATGACAACCGCCCCATGCTGGCCCTGTGCAAGGCATTGGGGTTCAAGCGCCGCCATGTGCCGAATGATCCGGGGGTGACGGAGGTGTCACTGCAATTGTAA
- a CDS encoding AMP-binding protein translates to MITRFKRRNNDGPNGQPIPTDENVNSGWAEWQSIRNELESAAPGCGLNMAYVAVTRHANGPHKDHPALCCLSGESPRQTWTFSDLERFTNQAANVFRNLGIGPGQVVATLCGRVPELYLTALGALKAGAVFTALYASYGPEPILHRLVASQAVVLITTRRQYSKIQALRSRLPDLSHVLLIDPPDKPDPGVMHLPALMDAAAEDFHLSPTDPETPALIHFTSGTTGMPKGVVHAHAAALHQLLTGRTVLDLKPDDRYWCTADPGWVTGVVYGFLVPLMAGITTIVDEAEFDVRRWLRILAEERITVWYTAPSALRRLMTLPSKPCREFDLGALRHVFSVGEPLHATAVRWGEDALGVPIRDTWWQSETGGIMIANHPDQPVRPGAMGRPVRGIRAAVVRPAAAGGPTVEICGIGETGELALAAGWPSMFRRLLGDTGAYGRRFAGPWYLSGDLVRCDVEGLFWFLGRADDMIKTAGHMVSPFEVESVLLEYPGVSDAGVVGVPDMHLGQRVRAYLCLATDIPADENLRGRIMAFARKRLGPALAPREIVFIETMPKNQAGKILRRELAKGRP, encoded by the coding sequence ATGATCACCCGCTTTAAGCGCCGCAACAACGATGGTCCGAACGGCCAGCCGATTCCAACCGACGAAAACGTCAATAGCGGATGGGCCGAGTGGCAATCCATTCGCAATGAACTGGAAAGCGCGGCGCCGGGTTGCGGTCTGAACATGGCCTATGTGGCCGTCACCCGGCACGCCAACGGTCCCCACAAGGATCATCCGGCGCTGTGCTGCCTCTCCGGCGAATCGCCCCGGCAAACTTGGACGTTTAGCGATCTGGAGCGTTTCACCAACCAGGCGGCCAATGTTTTCAGGAACCTGGGTATCGGCCCGGGACAGGTCGTGGCCACCCTTTGCGGCCGGGTGCCGGAACTCTATCTGACGGCTCTGGGCGCCCTGAAGGCCGGCGCCGTTTTTACGGCCCTTTACGCCTCCTATGGCCCAGAACCGATCCTGCACCGGCTGGTCGCCAGTCAGGCAGTCGTGTTGATCACCACTCGGCGCCAGTATTCCAAAATCCAGGCGTTGCGATCACGCCTGCCGGACCTGAGCCACGTTCTGCTCATTGACCCCCCTGATAAACCCGATCCGGGAGTGATGCATCTGCCGGCCCTGATGGACGCGGCTGCGGAGGATTTCCATCTATCGCCCACCGATCCCGAAACCCCGGCTCTGATCCATTTTACCAGCGGTACCACGGGCATGCCCAAGGGCGTGGTCCATGCTCACGCCGCCGCGTTGCACCAGCTGCTGACCGGCCGGACCGTCCTTGATCTGAAGCCGGACGATCGCTACTGGTGCACGGCAGATCCCGGATGGGTCACCGGCGTGGTTTACGGATTCCTGGTGCCGCTCATGGCCGGGATAACGACGATCGTGGACGAAGCCGAATTCGATGTCCGGCGCTGGCTGCGCATTCTGGCCGAGGAACGGATAACGGTCTGGTATACCGCGCCATCGGCCCTGCGTCGCCTGATGACCCTGCCCTCCAAACCCTGCCGGGAATTCGATCTCGGTGCCCTACGGCATGTTTTCAGCGTCGGCGAACCCCTGCATGCCACGGCGGTGCGATGGGGTGAGGACGCCCTGGGTGTACCGATCCGGGACACCTGGTGGCAAAGTGAAACCGGGGGGATTATGATCGCCAACCATCCCGACCAACCGGTTCGACCCGGGGCCATGGGACGGCCGGTGAGGGGCATCCGAGCCGCGGTCGTGCGCCCGGCGGCTGCCGGTGGCCCAACCGTCGAAATCTGCGGCATTGGCGAAACCGGTGAACTGGCCCTGGCCGCCGGCTGGCCGAGCATGTTTCGCCGCCTGCTCGGGGATACGGGGGCGTACGGACGGCGATTCGCAGGGCCATGGTATCTGAGCGGCGATCTTGTCCGGTGTGATGTCGAGGGCCTGTTTTGGTTTTTGGGACGCGCCGACGACATGATCAAAACCGCCGGGCACATGGTCAGCCCCTTCGAGGTGGAAAGCGTTCTGCTTGAATATCCGGGCGTCAGTGACGCCGGCGTGGTCGGTGTCCCTGACATGCACCTTGGTCAACGGGTCAGGGCATACCTCTGTCTCGCTACGGACATTCCCGCCGATGAAAATTTGCGCGGACGCATCATGGCCTTTGCTCGCAAGCGGCTGGGGCCGGCCCTGGCCCCCCGGGAAATCGTCTTTATCGAAACCATGCCCAAAAATCAGGCCGGAAAAATTCTGCGCCGCGAACTCGCCAAGGGGCGCCCATGA